The Pseudomonadota bacterium nucleotide sequence ATCATTCTCAAGTGCTAGGATTAATACGTCTACCGAATCGCCAATGTTAATCTGAATTTTGCCCTCGATATGGACAAACTGCTCGGTTGGGACAACGCCCTCGGATTTGAATCCGATATCAACCGATACCATCTCCCTTCCCACATGCGTTACTACGCCGGGAACGATCTTTCCCGGTCTCATGTTGTCTACACTTTCGCGTAGGAGATTTTCGAACTCACTCGCAAATGATGATGAGTCGCCTTCGTTGCCTTTGAATCCGCCGAAGGAACCGGATGAAAATGAACTTGTCATAATACTGTGAACAGCCTGTCTCGATTCTATATTTAATTGTCAAAAAACCCCCACGCCTAGCTAGAGCAATCGAACCGAATTAACAGCTCCGTGCTAAGGATGAAGGTACTGGATGGTATAATCCTCTCCAGAAAGATATGTACTCGGGCTGTGGGCCATACAGACCCCCCTACCAAGACCCCCATGTTAGCGCCCTTACAGAACTTTTGCAAACCGCTTATATAAGGGCCGAGCGTTGAGATAGTGGGCTTATTAGGCCTAATCTGAGCCATCTTGGGGGTCAACACTAAACTCCCGACCCTGCCAGGCGGCCAACAGGTAGGTGGTAAATATCGTATAGTAATCACGCTCCGCTATGCTCAGACTGGGGTTGCTTAATAGCTTATCGGTTACGATCTTTAGGATCTTCAGGGTTGGGGTAAGGCCGGGCTGATCAGCATACATCAAGCTACTAAGCGCTGAGGTAGCATCGATTACATCTATCGCAGGATATCGTTGGCGTAAGACTGTGGCTTCTGTTAGCGGCTCCTCTTGCTTCTTTGTAGTGACCTGCTTTGACTTTAGCTTGCGGCAGGCATCGAAGATCATACGCCAGAAGGCCTTACATGAAGGACCATCCTGCTCCTGCTTCATAGCCACCTCGGCTAACGCTGCAAGCTTATCCGCCCTACCATCCTGCTCCATCTTAGTGCAGATGGCACGGAACTTGGGTTCGTAGCGATCAAACGAATAGAGCTCAAGCTTGTGCTCCACATGGTCCGCTTCAGGCTTACCAAGCGAGTCTATATCCTTTCTCGGATTAAATGGGGGGTCACCAGCAGAAACATCGCTGCAAATGAATGCCGATAGTATGAACAGTAAAATGAGGCTATAAAAAGGGGCACGTCCGAGCACTACTAATCTGCTCATGACAGTGCCCCCCATTATACAGCGCCCCCCATTATACAGCGCCCCCATTAATAGCATACCGACCTTGAGTTGGCTTACGCCTGCTCAGCCTGCTCAGCTTGCTGTTTCATGTCGTAAGCGGCTTCCCTCATCGAGAGACGGACCTTACCCTGTCTATCGACCTCAAGAACCTTAACCCATACCTCATCACCCTCGCTGAGAACGTCGCCTACGCAACGAATCTTCTCATCTGCGATCTGGGAGATGTGAACAAGCCCATCGGTTCCAGGAATAATCTCAACGAACGCGCCGAAATCTGCCAAGCGCTTAACGATACCGCGATAGATCTTACCAACAACAGCTTCCTGGGTCAGGCTTTCGATTATCGCGATAGCGTTCTGAACCTTGGTACTGTCGTTGCTTGCAATCGAAACGGTGCCGTCATCACCAACCTCCATCTTCACACCACATGACTCGGTGATCGAACGGATGGTCTTTCCGCCGGGTCCGATGATGTCTCGGATCCTGTCTGGATTGATCTTTATGATTACGATGCGAGGCGCATACTGACTGAGCTGGCCTTTCGGAGCACTGATAGCCTTATTCATCTCCTGCAAGATGTGTAGACGACCATCACGCGCCTGTATCATGGCCTTGTCCATGATATCGCGGCTGAGGCCCTTGATCTTGATGTCCATCTGCAGGGCGGTAATACCGGTTGCAGTACCACACACCTTGAAGTCCATGTCACCAAGATGATCCTCATCACCTAGGATATCTGTCAACACGACGTACTTATCGTCGCGCTTAATCAGACCCATCGCGACTCCAGCTACAGGCGCCTTAATCGGAACGCCGGCATCCATCATCGATAGACTTGCACCACACACGGTGGCCATCGAGCTTGAGCCGTTACTCTCTGTAATTTCCGATACGATACGAACTACGTACGGGAACTCCTTGATGCTAGGAACCATCGAACGAACTGCTCGCTCTGCTAAAGCTCCGTGACCGATCTCACGACGACCAGGGCCTCTCATAGGCTTGGTCTCGCCAACTGAGAACGGTGGGAAGTTATAGTGCAGCATAAAGGTCTTAGAACCATCGCCCATTAGGCTATCGATCCTCTGAGCCTCTGACTCTGTACCAAGCGTTGCAACAACTATTGACTGCGTCTCTCCGCGAGTGAAGAGAGCTGAGCCGTGCGTGCGGGGAAGTAGTCCGACCTCGATTGAGATAGGTCTAACGGTAGTGGTATCACGACCATCAAGACGAACCCCCTCATCAAGAGCTAGATCGCGCACAGCGTTGTAGTGCGCATCTTCAAACACCTTGGCTACGGTCTTTGCAGCAACTCCGGCATTTACATCTCCCTCTTTAACGAACTCTGCTGTGAGGGCCTTGCGAGCCGCTCCAACTGCATCGCGTCGAGCAAGCTTCTCACGCTCCTTAATAGCCACCTTTAGTTGCGGCATAACAAAGTCGGTCATGCGCTTAACTAGATCCGCATCGTACTCCTTAGGCTTAAACTCCATCGTCGGCTTACCGAGCTTCTCTTTAAGCTCAAGCTGCATGCCGTTGATTATCTGGAGCTGCTCTTGAGCAAGGAAAAGCGCCTCAAGCACCTCGGCTTCAGGAACCTCCTGAGCGCCGCCCTCTACCATCACGATCGCATCTCTAGTGCCTGCAACGATGAAGTTGAGGTCGGAGATTTGAATCTGCGCCATAGTTGGATTGATCAGCAGCTTGCCGTGCGCTCGCGCAACACGAACCCCAGCTATTGGCCCCTCAAACGGAAGCTCCGAGAGCATTAGGGCTGCGGATGCTCCGCATAACGCCAATACATCCGTATCGTTCTGATCATCAGCCGAAAGAACGGTTGCAATAACCTGAACCTCACGGTGAAATCCCTCTGGGAAAAGTGGTCGACATGGCCTGTCAATCAATCTCGAAACTAAGGTCTCTTTCTCGCTGAGCTTGCCCTCGCGGCGGAAGAATCCGCCAGGGATCTTACCAGCGGCATAGGTCTTCTCGAAGTAATCAACTGTAAGGGGGAAGAAATCTACATCCTTCTCTGCACCGTAACATGCAGTGACCAGAACTACGGACTCGCCGTAAGTAACGAGCACAGAACCTGAAGCCTGCTTGGCTATGCGTCCCGACTCAATCTTGAGCGTACGCCCATGAAACTCTCTTTCTACTATGTACATATTAGCCTATTGATGAGCGTCTGTGCCAAGCTAAACCGTGCACACACGAATATAATGAAAGGCGAGCAGTCCCCACCGAATAGCTCCGGTCCATCCTGGACGTGAACCTGTGGGTATACGCCACCTTTCTCCATTTTAAATTTTGCAACAACACTTACTTACGAAGACCAAGCGCTGCAATCGTCTTGCGGTAACGAGTAACATCCTCGTGACGTAGGTAGTGCAGCAGGCTCTTGCGGTTGGAGATGATATCAAGCATCCCCTTTTTTGAATGATTATCCTTAGGATTTGAAGCAAAATGCTTGGCAAGGATCTCAAGTCGACGGGTCATAAGGGCGATCTGCACCTCAGGGGAGCCGCAATCTTGAGAGTTGATTTGAAACTTCTTGATAACCTCAGATTGCTCCTGAGAAGAGAGTTTTAATGTGCCGGTTTCAAGGTCCTCTGCGACAATTCCGCCCATTTTCCTTGTTGTTTTAGCTACCTCTGTAGCGTCGGAAGATTCCATTCGGGACTCCTAACTTATTCAATTATTCTAGGTAGATATCAGCCCCACACGGGGCCGCGCCTCTCCACCATTATTCAATGCTTTCGCAAATAGTTAGGGGTAAGGTACCAGGCATATGGCGGAAAGTCAAAGTACCGCGTGCGGGATACCACCGCAGTACTACCCTCCCCCCCTTTCCTATCCCTCGACGGCATCACTCCCCATCTTATGATGGAAAGCGACCCCGCGATCTGAGCTCTCTAGGAAGGCCACCAGGTCAAGTGCCCTTTGGCACCCCTCGGCCACCGTGAGAGCATATGCTACTCTTTCCTTAAAGACCTTGCCCTGCACCTCTGGAACCGTGGACCAGGAGTAACCCCGTACCAATGATCTCCACAATACCAATGATCTCCAATGATCTATCAGGACCCCTATTACAATGTCGCTACCGCAGATCAGCTACTTGCGGAAAGTGAGTTGATCTTCCTATTCTTCAGGTCTGGGTATGGCAACAAGACAAATTATTGCGTTGGGTGGTGGTGGTTTTTCCATGGAACCATTGAATCCCCTTCTTGACCTTTATATTTTGAAACAGTCGGCCAAAGAAA carries:
- the pnp gene encoding polyribonucleotide nucleotidyltransferase, with the translated sequence MYIVEREFHGRTLKIESGRIAKQASGSVLVTYGESVVLVTACYGAEKDVDFFPLTVDYFEKTYAAGKIPGGFFRREGKLSEKETLVSRLIDRPCRPLFPEGFHREVQVIATVLSADDQNDTDVLALCGASAALMLSELPFEGPIAGVRVARAHGKLLINPTMAQIQISDLNFIVAGTRDAIVMVEGGAQEVPEAEVLEALFLAQEQLQIINGMQLELKEKLGKPTMEFKPKEYDADLVKRMTDFVMPQLKVAIKEREKLARRDAVGAARKALTAEFVKEGDVNAGVAAKTVAKVFEDAHYNAVRDLALDEGVRLDGRDTTTVRPISIEVGLLPRTHGSALFTRGETQSIVVATLGTESEAQRIDSLMGDGSKTFMLHYNFPPFSVGETKPMRGPGRREIGHGALAERAVRSMVPSIKEFPYVVRIVSEITESNGSSSMATVCGASLSMMDAGVPIKAPVAGVAMGLIKRDDKYVVLTDILGDEDHLGDMDFKVCGTATGITALQMDIKIKGLSRDIMDKAMIQARDGRLHILQEMNKAISAPKGQLSQYAPRIVIIKINPDRIRDIIGPGGKTIRSITESCGVKMEVGDDGTVSIASNDSTKVQNAIAIIESLTQEAVVGKIYRGIVKRLADFGAFVEIIPGTDGLVHISQIADEKIRCVGDVLSEGDEVWVKVLEVDRQGKVRLSMREAAYDMKQQAEQAEQA
- the rpsO gene encoding 30S ribosomal protein S15; its protein translation is MESSDATEVAKTTRKMGGIVAEDLETGTLKLSSQEQSEVIKKFQINSQDCGSPEVQIALMTRRLEILAKHFASNPKDNHSKKGMLDIISNRKSLLHYLRHEDVTRYRKTIAALGLRK